The Fusarium poae strain DAOMC 252244 chromosome 2, whole genome shotgun sequence nucleotide sequence GCACGTATCAATGATTTACATGTGGATGTACATATATGGATATCGCCGATCGTCTCCAACACTCATGCCTTTatcttttaaccttaattacCCCAGATTTTCTGACACCTGGCTAGCAAACTGTTTTACATTACGCGGCCATAATGTCTAAGGAGTACATTGGAAATGCTAGCCAGCATATCGACAATGGTGGTGAGGACAGGAAAGAAAATACACAAGCTCCAGAAGCGATAGTCACGGCCCTCGGTGCCCATGGCGCAGCTCCTTCACCGTGGGGTCGTGGACATATTCAGCTCTATATGGCCTGCGCTCTAATCTACCTCTGCTCGACTATGAATGGTTATGATGGATCGCTCATGGGTTCCATCAACGTGATTCCCGAATACCAAGACTACTATGGCTTGGGTAAAAGCGGATCGACTTCGACTGGTTTGGTCTTTTCTATCTTTCAGATCGGCCAGATGGCGGGTGCCTTGTTCACTTGGATCTGCGACTGGCGGGGTCGGAAGATCACTTTGGCTGTCAGCGCCATGTTTGTTTGTGCATCGGCAGTTTTTACAGCAGTAGCTCCGACTTTATCCTCATTCATTGGAGCTCGCTTCCTACTCAGTTTCTTTACGACAATCAACACTGTCGCTGCACCGATGCTCTTGGTTGAAATTGCCCCTCCGTTACAACGAGCTACTGTAGCAGGGATATACAACACCCTTTGGTATATGGGAAGTATCATTGCAACCTTTAGTGAGTCCGTGCCTATCCCTAGATCGTCTACTACTAACTCGGGAAAAGCAATGTACGGAGCAAACATTCACTTGAGTGGCAATATTAAATGGCGACTTCCCTTGTGGCTCCAGATCCTCTGCCCGGGTTTGGTCTGTCTTGGTAGCTGGTTACTACCTGAAAGTCCAAGATGGCTCATCGCTCAAggacgagatgaagaagccCGCGAGTTCATTGTTAAACATCACGCCAACGGTGACGCCGATCATCCGATCGTTGCCATCGAGATGCTTGAGATAAGGGAATCACTTGTGGAGGTTCAAGGTCGTTCGCAATGGGCCTGCTTCGACCTGCGAAGTCTTTACAAGTCCCCTGCTCGTCGATATCGTCTTTTGCTCGTTATTGCCATGTCTTGGTTTGGTCAATTCTCAGGCAACAATGTTTCAAGCTACTACCTTCCAATTATGGTACAGAACGTCGGTATCACGTCAACGAACCTGGTCTTGCTTTTGAACGCATTTTACGCATTGACTGGATGGATTGCTGCTACAATAGGAGGTATGATATGTGTTTTGAACTCAACAAGAGATATACTGACAGTTCTCATAGCACGTCTTCATGATATTGTGGGAAGACGTAAAATGTTTATGAGTTCTTGTCTTGGGATGTCAATATCCTTGGCAATTGTCGCAGCCACTGCCGCCGAATATGAACGTTCTAGAAGCGTACCCTCAAGCTCCGCTAGTATCGCATTCATCTTTATCTTCGGTGTTACCTTTGCAGTTGGATTTACTCCTATGCAGCCTATTTACCCTGCCGAGGTTCTAGCCAGTGAGTCTTTAGTCTTTTATTTCTCCAAGTCTCGACGTTACTGACCATATTAGATGACATGCGGGCGAATGGCATGATGGTATCCATGATCACCTCTGGATGCGCGAGCTTTGTCAACACATTTGCAGCTCCGGTTGCCATGGAGAATATCCGCTATTGGTTGTAAGTAAATCCCATACAATTTTATATAATGTGTGTCTCTAACAGTGTTCTTACAGTTATGTGTTTTTCGTATTTTGGGACTTGTTTGAGTTGGCATTTATTTATCTGTTCTTCGTAGAAACAAAGGGCCGAACCCTCGAAGAACTGACTGTAGTTTTTGAAGCGAAGAATCCTCGAAAAGCCAGTACCAAACCACTTTAGGCGCTTTGGCCCAAGGGGCatatatctctataataGATAGAGTGGTAACTCTCGATCGCTATTTC carries:
- a CDS encoding hypothetical protein (TransMembrane:12 (i49-67o97-116i123-143o149-171i183-204o216-235i305-321o341-363i375-394o406-424i445-465o471-492i)); translated protein: MSKEYIGNASQHIDNGGEDRKENTQAPEAIVTALGAHGAAPSPWGRGHIQLYMACALIYLCSTMNGYDGSLMGSINVIPEYQDYYGLGKSGSTSTGLVFSIFQIGQMAGALFTWICDWRGRKITLAVSAMFVCASAVFTAVAPTLSSFIGARFLLSFFTTINTVAAPMLLVEIAPPLQRATVAGIYNTLWYMGSIIATFTMYGANIHLSGNIKWRLPLWLQILCPGLVCLGSWLLPESPRWLIAQGRDEEAREFIVKHHANGDADHPIVAIEMLEIRESLVEVQGRSQWACFDLRSLYKSPARRYRLLLVIAMSWFGQFSGNNVSSYYLPIMVQNVGITSTNLVLLLNAFYALTGWIAATIGARLHDIVGRRKMFMSSCLGMSISLAIVAATAAEYERSRSVPSSSASIAFIFIFGVTFAVGFTPMQPIYPAEVLANDMRANGMMVSMITSGCASFVNTFAAPVAMENIRYWFYVFFVFWDLFELAFIYLFFVETKGRTLEELTVVFEAKNPRKASTKPL